The segment TACCAGTGATAAGGATCAAGATTGGAAATGTTGTCAGATAAATGTAACGATAACAACATAAGATAGATAAGTGCCAACATCAGCTAACATTATGGACAGGTGAACCACTGGTCTTAGCTGGTCTTATCTTCAACATCATAGATTTTCACTCTATTCTAGTTGTTGTAGCTGTTTATTTGAACATGAAGACCGTTTTGGTGTATGTTTTAAATATagtgtaaattaaaataaagtgtttataaaataaagtgtaaaataatgtggggtttttttttattattttgaccaaaaatgcttcattttgctttgtgttttctcaAAATTTGCAATGCAATTTGTggaatttttgtgttttgtgcagtAAAGTTGTCAGAATTGGTAAAAATTGCAagtcaaggggaaaaaaatagtaCTAAAgaaaaaattagatttttatgtTTGAGGTAGTGCATGCAGTAAATGGTGGGACTTGTAACAGAGGCTGCAACTGTAGGTGGCTGTTCCACCATTCTGCGAACACATTTCACAGCAGGACTTTTACGTTGTGCTGATTTATGCGGACTGCCTTGAATACCGATGGGTCTGATGATAGAACCAATGAATCTGATGGGAACTGCAGTGCGTCTGTATCATAACCTTGACAATGGTAGTGTAAAATCTAATAACAAAAGAGTGTTCTTCCGTGTCCTTACATGTTTGCCTGTTAGGAGCGGCAAtctttcctccccctctgctTTCCAATCGCAATCAGTCATCAATGCGAGCACATGCATGTGGATAACTCATTAGTCCCTGCATCGATCTGACCCAGGCTCCGGGCTGCATGCTCCCTTCATAGAAGAAACTGCACTGAGACAAAAGGAGCCAGCAATCAGTCAATAGCCCAGGAAACCAATCATCTGTTTGAGAATGGGACTTTCAATTAGTGGAAAAGCCCTCTGTGGAGTAATATTATTCCCACATTCAATCCAGGTTGATTTTTCAATGTGGCCTACGCAAGACTTATGGTTCCTCGTTAGTCAATATGTTGGGTTACTTACGTCTtgacagtgggaaaaaaaactcgAATTTGTAGGGCATTTTGAATCTGCGGGTTCCTTCTTTTCAATGTGGAATATCATTGATGTCATGCAGTGACCATGTGGTATCGCGCGAGCCAGGAGCAGGCTGGCAATCAgtggaaacatgcaaatgtggaaACAGCTCTCATCTCCGAATCAACGCTCTATTAGGCGCACAGGCTTGTTCAAAATGGAATTGGCTTGGTCATAATCAGGCGACTGATGGCAGATGTGTTTGGGTAGAGCTCTccgcatgcatgtttgtgtgtgtgtgcatgcatgtgtgtggatgcCCATGTGCTTTGTGCCTGTGAAAGCGCACTGCAGAGATTGAAAAAAAGAGATGACgcacatcattttttttagcTGCATGTTGGAGGTAGGTGGGGAGTGATGGTTATGGAAATGGAGACAGGAACAGGGCAGACGgaacagaaatgcacacacaaatggcTTTTGACTGTTTGCTCTTTGACGAGCCGTAGCAAATCTGCTGTGACGTTCTGTCTCTACTTTTCAGGAAATACACAGCAATGCATGTCTCGAATAGCAATGCACCGGGCAAATTCAGGCTCACTGATGATAAATGTGCTTAGCATGAGATATATGAAAGATTCAGCTGTCATCTGGAATAACATCAGGTCAGGTAGAACCAGGCCAACATGTGAGAGACATGAAACAACTTAGAATACAGCAAAACTGTTTCTTAAATTAGTAAAGGTACAAGTAGTGATGTTAAAGTATAACATACTTGTTGAAGTACTTCATATCTGTGAAGCACTACAAGAAACAAATCCATTTTTACTCTTGTCATGGAGACAATCAAATGCTTTGTTATTGCAATTCATAGAAGGTCATCTGGTTGTTTCTCCAACAGCTCGCTATAAAAAAAGCATAATGGTATTAAACAGAGTGCGAGCGGTAGGATTATAAATACATGTTGACATTTCACTTTTCATTGGAATATGGCTGCCTGTAGCTACATTGGCTGACCTACGTAGAAATTTGTAACTTTAATAAGCCGATAATTCAAACATAAAAATGCCTGTAGCAGCTTGAACAGTGTTTGCTTTCTGCAGTCCTTGCAGTGCTCTAAGATTTTTTATCTTATCTCTGATAGAgggcaaaataaaatgtttaattgCAGCTTTCTAATAGGGATCTTTGACATGAACAGCTATTTATTATCCAATGAGACGgctattgttttattgttttattaggatccccattagctggcAAATTAAtgacagctagtcttcctggggtcctcaGGAAGACTAGCGTTTGGTTGACTACAATACTATTACAAATATGGGCTATTTAGAAAATAATGAAGTACAAAAGGTTGTATAGTACCTTCCTTTATGCTCTAGGAAATGAAGGAGTGTTGTATGCAAATTGTTCAAAAAGCAGATGTACATCCACTCAGAATAATACTCAGGCACACAAATCAGAATTCCTATATTACATTGGccatttttcacatttatttcatcTAATACTGTGAAAGGCAAATTACCTGCTCATGTGCCCGCCGCTGATTTAATGATTGTctgcacagaaaaaaatacagcatTGAACTTGCACCTCCCACCAGTGGATTGCACCATCAAATCTCAGGCCGTCTGACAATGATCCttgcaaaattaaaatgaatatgTAACCAGAAGAAACACCCATCCATAAGCCTTCACAGAGCATGCTTTAATATCTGCCTCATTGCAGATGGATTTTTTGAATAGAACAAGGTGGTTttaatatttgaaatatttgaaGATTCAGCGAGAAACATAATTTTTTCCCCTCGCTGTGGATTAAATGGTGACAGCTCACTGGTTCTTTTCATGTGGGATTTAAGTTAAATccagagggttttttttccaatatagGTTGCTTTGAATGTACAAATTCTGACAAAAAGCTATCTCTTAAATTCATATGCTCGccaatggagggagagagtgttatggcaagcagagggagaaggagagagagagagagagagagagagagaaagtaagagatcgtggaaatgcatgagattgggacagacagcaggagagatgaGTTTCCGGATAACATTCAGCTTATTCATCCAAGTATGTAATCAAATCAcgagttataaaaaaaaacaaaaaacgaaaaaaacCCAATATGGCTAATACCCATGAGCTGCTTTAATCTCAAAGAACACAGCGGTTGGTCAGTGAACTCATTTAGTGGCTTCTATAGCTGTCATGTTGTGTTTCTCTGagcacagacagactgagaaagACTGAAGGCTTGTAGACTCTGCCGCACCTCTGGGTCTGGAAGGGTAAACATGGTACAGGTCggttggttttgtgtgtgtgtgtgtgtgtgctcgctcATGTCCGGACATGTCAGTGTAACTATTTGTGTGCCTCTGCAAAAGTGTGTCTGCACCTGTGTCCATCAGCATCCTtgaatttgtgtctgtgtgcctgttttATCAAcgcatgtttgcgtgtgtgtgtgtgtgtgtatgcgcgtgcaCGTGCATTCTCAGCACTGGCAGGCTTGTTTGTGCATTCGTGTACGTGCCTGcgtgcagagagagacagagtcagtCTGACCTGAGTATTACCTGAGGAGCACACCGCGTCATATTTTAACTCCCTTTGTCTTTGACAGATGGCCTGGCTCTAAAAGcctctgtccatggtgctgaaggCTGGCCTGATGTATTGGTGCTAGGCCCCGTCTGATAAATCCAGCATGTCACTCTGCCTCTGACAACCATTCATCATGCCCGCCGTTCTCATGTGAAATGCTCTGCGTGCTGGATACTTCAGTaagacaaataaaatgtgaGTCTAAAGCTTTTTACTCTATCCCACCCTGCGTGACTTTTCTGTACTgtactttatctctctctgtcacagggACGTTGTGTCCCGATCTGAGCgtgagcagcagcggcagcagctgtAGCACAGTGACTTTGTGTGACTATATTCAGACCGGCTGAAGGACGAACATGTTCTTAATGAGCCGGCTAATGAGTTCTGTTCtttagttgttttttctgtACATCTCGGGGTTAGGACAAGCATTCGACCATTAAGCTGAAATCTCCTTCGTGACTTTCCCCCCATGCTGTTACtcaaaagacattttttgtATTCTACACCACTTGGTGTTCATTATCAATGTTTGGTCTAACATGCATACAGTTAAAAGGCCATGGAGCGCTGCAGTAAATTTCACATTACCCAGTGTTTGGatgatgagaaagagaaaagtggCATAATGTAATTATCATgcattttggtatgaaaatagCTTTTGCACTACGAAGAAGctaaggagagagtgagagagagaaaaagtagtCAATTGTTTGTAAAAGAAACAATgacatttattcttttttttcgtAGCACTTTTCTTATTTAGTCCGTTGTGCCCATTGATCACATATAGTACAGTTAATATAAAAATGGCTTTTTAACTTTACACCCAAAGCAACAACGCAATGTTTTCTTAAAATATGTATGCTAAAAATACTGAGAAAGTATTTCCACTAAAAGTACTGGAGAATAGCTTGTGATTCTGCGATGATGACATGGCCATGTTTCGCTGTGGTTTTGACATATTTCTTCGGTATCTTTTCTGTTTACCTCATGTAGTTCTTGTTGTAGGCACTTACCGGGGCATAAGAGACCACTTTCCATCCTTCACGGGGAGATAACACATCAAACAGCTCAACCTTAAGAGTCtgttatatttgtttttgtccAACATATCCCCATCTTTTCCCAGTCACCGTTGCTATGAGAACTACACAGCATAAACAGCCATTTTGGCAAATGTCCTCTCTAGATACCCATTTTGTAGTTGAATTTCATTAAGCTTAACGTGAAGTTGTAATCAAGAGAGTAGTCTGCTCCTTGCCTTAATTTAAAACCCATTTAAACTGTTCAGATACAGAGGATTCGTCATTACATCAACATAATAGAATATATAACAATATTTCCATGAAAAATCAAGAATCCATTTTTAAATAGAAAAAGGGGGGTATATTTCATCAAAAGGCTTACACCATAGTCACTGTTATTTGTCTACTCTACTAAATCTCCCTTCCCAGTATAGACAGGTGTTATTACTGTATCGCTAACTCGTCTATGGATGTTTGACAAAGCACAGACGGTATTGCTTGGGACCACACGGACAGTTCCACGACTCTGAACACATTTAACAGTCAATTACAAGAGAGTAGACCATCATCATCTTGTCTTTCTTTACTCTGTCTGCATTTCTGTATGAATGGTATTGAAATATATCTTTTTGCAGTAAATGCCCCTTCCTGTTGATGTTAGCTTGGATTGATGTAACGGTTACAAAGCCACCACTTCAGCTAGAGTTGAAACTGGGAGAGTGTGTAGTCTATTTTAAATTGTTCCACCCCAATCCAGTAATAGTTTTGCCAGTATATCTGAGCCGGGGCCAACAAAAGGGTATGCCTTTCAAACAATACTACAGATTTGTCCTCCCCCACCCATGGCCTTGTCCATTCTCTGTGGTTGGTGTGTGGTGCTCTACTGAGCTGCGCTTCTTAAAAGGCATTGTCAGATACATTTATGACTGTGGCTTTCACTTCCACTCCGCTTGGCAGTCCTTTACCCGAGACCCACAGCCTCGTAAAGAAAGGAGAGTGCATACCGGGAGCCTCCACCGGTGTCAGCGAAGCTTTGGAGTCGCATTTCCTTAAATCCCCATAAAGGTGGTGGTTCCTCAGAGACACATAAATAAGCAGGCAGGCCACTGAAATCACAGCCAGGAGCACACCAAAGACGGTGATTACCGCTGCGTCCCATTTTTCTGTGTCCTTCACTGCCAGCTCTAATCCCTTAGTGGTGACATTGACACATTTGGTGTCATGCTTGTAGTGGATGCTGCGGACGTCCACGCACACTTTGTACAGAGTGGCTGGGTTGAGATGGGTGAGGTTGTAGATTTTGACGTCAGAGGGAACCCTGGCAGTAAATGCCATGGTAGGGTGGTTAGCATCTGTCAGGGTGTACCATTTAATGTTAGGAGCCAGGCTGCTGTGGGCCGCCTTCCACGAAACCAGGATGGAGCTGCTCTCCACTGACTTGATTTTGACATTCAGAGACCCATTCGCAGGTTGGGGAAAATATCCATTCACCTCTACTGAAACAGACTTAAGATCAGCTCCAACCAGATTATGGGCAACACAAGTGTAAAGCCCAGCCTCATTTTCTGTTATATCATAGATGTCAAAAGTTCCCTCTGGGTGCATGTAGAACTTGTCAGACACAGTGTTAGGCAAAACCCTGGTACCGGACGGGGTGATCCAGTAGATGTCTGGCTCTGGTTCAGCAAAGGCCCGGCAATGGAGTGACACCGAGCTCCCGTTCTGCGCTTTGATATGCCCGGGCATGCTTTCGGGAGAGATGAGCGGCAGACAAATCTCCATCATCTCCCTGAAGTGCACCTGTCGGACATGCTGGCCCTCGTACTCCGGCGGCTCCACACAGTACAGTGAATCGGGCTCCATGAAGCGGATGTTAGTCTTGTTCATGTTCATCCAGCGCACCACGCAGTCACAGCGGATGGGGTTGCTGTGCATGCTAACCTCTCTGAGATTCGGGAGGGACTCGACAGTAATCCTGTGGAGGGCACTGAGTGCATTACCATTTAGCATTAGGGTCTCCAGCCGAGGCAGTTTGTAGAAAGCATTAGGATGGATGTAGGAGAGTTTAGGATTGTTAGTGGCTTCTATTTTGGTCAGTTCAGGGAGGTTATTAAGGGCAAAGCTGTCGATGGAAACTAGCTGTGGCATGCTATTAATCCCCAGCTCTTTCAGATGTAGCATATCCACAAAGTCCCCTCTCTGTATCCTCCCGATGGGGTTTTTATTTAGATCCAAAAACTTAAGATTTTTTAGGTTTCTTAGGGCAGAGTGAGGCACCTCAGGGAAAATATTATCATAGAAAGAGATGCTCTCTAAGTTATCGAGACCGGCCAGTGCGTCGTCAGGTAGCTGTGACAGGTTCATTCTGGTGAGAACAAGACTGCGGAGGTTACTGAGAGGTTTGAAGTTCATATCCTCGATAGAAACAACTGGATTCTCACCGATCATAAGAATCTCCAGGCTCGGCATGGCTTCGAACCACTCTTTGTTGATGGCCTTCAGCTTGTTAGAATTGAGGTGGAGCCGGAGGAGGTTGTGGAGACCCTGGAAAGCCGCGGGGGAAATGGAGGAGATGAGGTTGTGATTCATGTAGAGCTCCTGAAGGTTAGCCAGCTCGGCCAGACAGCTTTCAGGAAGCTCCCGTATCCAGTTCTCCTCCATGTGAAGGGACAGTAGCTGAGGAAGTCGCCCCAGATGGATGTCGCTGATGGAGGATAAATTGTTTTGCGATAAATCAATCTCTGTGATGTTGGCCAGGTAATCCAAGGGTTTGTCAATCTTTGCAACGTTGTTTGTCTGCAGCAATAGTACTTGTGTGTCTGCTGGTAGTTTTCCCGGCAGGCTAAAGAGTCCCAAGTCATTACAGTCAACTGTCGGAGCCTCCATGTACACTGAGCTGGGAGAGAACCAGGGTCTAATCTCACATACACAGAGCTGAGGGCAATCAAGCCTCTCCTCAGTGGCCACAACAAAAGAGGCCATGGCCAAGCCGACAAAGAGACGATCCACAAATGACACGTCCTTCATATTGGACCGATTCCCTCCAGTAAGTAATTGGTCCTTGTAGATTAAGTGGTCTGAGCTGTTAACTTCACAAATAATGAATCATTTGTTGCAACTGCTGAGGCGATTGACTCACCGCCCCTGCCTAgcgccaccaccaccaacagAAGCAGGGCTCCCTAGGGTTTTTTGTCTTGCTGTGTAGACGCCCTTGGATGTAATGACCAATCACTCAATGTTCCCTGCTGGTGTCAGGGTTCGGGGCCAAGGCTGCAGTCAGGCAGACCCGGGGAGGaagcagggaaaaaagaaaacaaaacaatggacTGACAGTATACCTCAAAGGAATTATGTCCGACTAAGCACATTTATAGGTATCCATGAAAAATCTGCACTCCCTTTAAAGATGGATGTCCTCCTCATTGACTGCCGTTTCTAGCTTCCAGAGTCCACAACCCAGTCCATTCCTACCTGTAAAagacaaacaggaagagggagagaggcagtgtGAGTATGACGCGATAAAGGGGTAGTCGGGGAATGTCATAAGAGAAGGATTTAGGCATATTGACATTTGTTATAGGCACACTGATGCATGTTGACATTTATATTGCACTGCCTTCAAGACACAACGCCATGGATTTATATCTGCTTGACCTTCTAGACTTCATTCTGGGGACATATCTGTGCCCCTATGATATGGCATCCAAGCCTGACATTAGCAGTGCGAGTCTATTATGAGTTAAAGAGAAAGCTTTATTAAAATTCTTAAATGGCAGACATCACAGGGCTTAAGCATTAGCCTTCAGGGCAAGCTGCTTCAAGACACTGGAATATGTCAGTCACTATAGCAACATATAAATGGACAACCAATAACACAATCCATAGTGAGACACACAGTGAGGCAAACTAAGCGTTTGCCCCAGATGCAGTTTGCACCTGTTTGTTAGGGGATAAAACAACCAGTAAACATGAAGATGAAAATGGATGCATTAACATAATTAGTCTTTGTGCAATCAACAAATGTGCATGCCAATAGCTTagcattttaaattttttgcAAAAAACATGTCATGCAATTAACCCACACATTACTAACAACTGTTGTAAATCCagatatgcacgcacacatatccacgcgcacacacacacacgcacgcacacacacacacgcacaagcctCAAGGACGCAAAGTTAGAACAAATTATTCTACTTTTTAAGTGTTATTACATATCTTAAGCtattggttgacaaaatgatagtACTTTAAAAGAATGGATcctgtattttagagatactgaatgatgaacctcaggtaatgatttttttttctcccaaaatggatatgtagcattttggaaatgagcaTTTTATTTCTGAGGCTGCTTTACTGACAATGAATAGCAGCCAGAATTGTGGACACTATGATAATACCTCGGGTGATTTTCTCGACATGATGGGCATATTTTATAGTTCGGAGCTGTTAGACCTGCTATAAAATGAGGCTCATTTGGGagtaaaagctcaaacaaacattgCAAGACATCTGTATGTCTGAATTGGTAATTCACAGAGTGAATTGCCAATTCATTTACATAGAGCCCTGggttttgtctcttgatgaTATCAGAGATAAGTCTTGGTTTGCTAGTTTCTAGCGTTAACAGAGATTTGCTCATGTTACAGTAAAAACTATCGATTGATCTGAACATATGAATTCCACTCTGTTTTCGGATTAATTCTGCCTTTTAGCCAAAATAATCATTAAAACTGGATCCTAATGGAGCCTCTTACTTGTGAGTCAGACATCTATATGCCTGTATGGTATAGTGTGTCTTTTACCGTCATcctatttttactttttcactaCCATCTCCTGCTATAGTGAAATCTCCACAGTTTGAGTGCACCATGTAATTTGTCATACATAACTGCCTCTTACTGAACAGATGGGTTTGATGGTGCTTGTGATATCCTGGGCCTAAGAGCACGCACCACATCATAGgatagtggagagagacagataatgaaatggaaagaatcaagagaggaagaaacaggtGTAGCAatagggaagggaagagaagagatagAAGTGTGACAGTGGTTAGAAAGTGAGAACAAGAAAGCGGTGGAGAAATGGTTTCATTTCATCACTCTCACTGTTTCCACCTCAGTGGCCACAGGGGGAGATatggtggggggaaaaaaataaaataaaaaacctcTGAATgctgcagaaacactgcagtTGGCCCCGCTGGCAAAAACCAGGCCAAGAGTTCATTCCTCAAACCCCTGTTGTAGCGTTGGCTAGAATCTGGTTTGGAAAAAGGTAGGcagggtgagggaggaggggggcggaggTGGTGGAGCTGGTGGAcgtagagagagggaaaaagagagcgagagagagagagagggagggagatgcaCGAGGACATGGAGGGTATTATTTTTCAAAAGCACCTGGCACTTTAATAAGCTGCAACACCCAGAGCATTCTGATAAACAGGGTTTAGCTTCTCTCCCTCAGCACTGGCTCTCCATTGTAGGCCATGCAGTTAATCCGTACCCTGGAAACCCAGCCCAGAATCTGTAATTCAACCTATAGCGTTCGGGTCTCACCTCTGCTCgctcttgttttttctctttagtAATCACAATTACCGACGCTGTAATGTGGTCAGGTTAACTGTTATTGCAAAGCCTCCTTGTTCAATCACTGCAGCAGGCATTACGGGTCTCACAGGGACCTCGTAGGGTGTGCTGCTATTTGTTCCACCAAAGATGTTAATTGTGTCAGAGGGGACATTATTTGGGGGCTATGGCTTCCATTTTGTCATCAATATTTTCTGTTAGATGTTCTGTGGCAGTCGAAAAATCGAGGCTTTGAATAAGCAGTGTTGgtgtgtaataaaaaaaaatactgctgCCCTATTTTCACAATACATTAAATCGTCCATTACTTCATACAGTTCTGGCAAGGACTTTAGCTTGCTGATGGATGCGAGGACGATATAACAGgcggtaaagagagagagagactgagagagagagagagagagagagagaattcctTACTTTCATCTGTCTAATTTTAATGTTTGCCGGCCCACGTTTATGAAAATCTAGGAGGGGATTAGGAAGGCTTTAGAGGAGAGTTTGGAGAACACGACTTGTTTCAATGCTAATTCACGAGGGTAAAATTCTGGTTATATTACAAAACTTGATTCATGAAAATCTAGAATTTATATCTTGTTGTGGCCATGCTGCATATATTATTTCCAAAGTACTGCCGCTTCACAGTGATAACAAGGTTAGAGTTACTGCCGGTGTTTGCGGCGCTAGAGCTTTTCCTACATCTTAGTCATAAATATAATGTGCATTATTATTGCATTATTCACTTTGAGATAAGGCTACTAAACACATTATTGAGCCAGAACTCTGCTTAGTTATACCCATGAAAATTTTTTGAGTTTTAGGTTAATCTTCCAActgaataatattaaaatataaaaaatgactcattaTTCATTACGCATTTTTTGTCCATTATAACCAATAATGTGACCATTTCAAGGACGTAATTTCTATCCCAGTCAAGTGAAAAATTATACTTTCACATTAAGCTCTAGCATTGAGAATGATTTTAGTTAATAATAAGGCTTTAACATTAGCTGGGAAACCTAACCAATAAATTTGAAATGGAGATTTGTTCTCAAATTGGCAGGCGCTATTAGTGCAATGACCTCTACTGAAAGCTCACACTCTTCACTCTTTTTTTGGTTTTACACTAGATCATATTAAATATTAGCTGCTTTATAATGTTGCGGACAAAGCTATGTAAAGCATGTTCACTTAATCGTTTTACAGTCACATCAATTTACAGTCTCCTGGATGTCAGCTGAGGTCTCAGTAAAGGTCTGTTGAAGGAAAACATTGGGAGGCATTTGTAAAGAGAAGCTGAGGGAATTGGAGGTGACATCTTGTGTGGCAACGTGTCTGATGTGGCAAATGCACTGAGTCCTCAGGCATGTTTGCCGCCTAAGCAACATAGAGTTGAGTCAATGAGTTAGTTACATAATAATTTGGAAGAAAGATGATAGAGGCAAGAGTACAATACAGTGCAATTAAGAAAAACAGTGTTGTGTTTGTATAATGCGCTCCTTCAAATtagctgaatggaaatggaaatggcaaatGGAACATCTTCAAGTGCCCGATGTGCCTGATCATGATCTTAATACAACAGCGATATTGAAATCCTGTCAAGGATAGAGCGTCCATTCGGGATGGTTGTTTGGCCTcgttaaggggattttgcaaaaggtatttcatttcactttgttACAAGGCTGAAGTAGTGTACTTTTGATCAATTTGGAACGTGCACACCATGCGAAAATGGAGCCGGGAAAGATCCAGATCCCCATCAAATCacccacagaaaaaaaacgaagatacccacacacaccttcctccaGGTGTGACCTAATCACCCAAATATATGTAGGTTGGGTCATCACTGTATGTACCATGAGAAAAGCCTTGATAAAGGTTTTGTGCCGAAACACTGACACAAaatacacagcagaggtgaATTTTGTGTGCAGGTATTAGTGTGCAGtatcttcatttgttttctatgGGTGAAGCAGTATACCTTTTACCACCGAACTGCATCATCTTAAGTGAACTATCCTAATCATCCACAAGCGGTTGAACAGGCAAATTGGTATTGTACTAATGCATTAAGAGAAGCCCAGTAAAGAGCAGGTCTATATTCTAAGAGCCTTGCACCGTGACTGCTGTGACTACGGAGTCCACTCCACCTGTACTAACCTATTAGTAAAGAGATCAAGTCAAGCTACCCACccgcagcccccccccctcacacccACCGCTACTATGTAGAGCtaatttcccacaatgcaccgtTCGATTGCCGGTAATTGAGGTGTAGTGAGAGGGGGGAgacggaaagaaagagagatctGGAGAACAAAATGACTTGCTTGAGGAGGAACTTGTCATTGTATCAATAGTGGTGTATTAACCTCTGGCGACCCTGAGAAAGCTGTCATCACAGGCATTATAAACCTTAGCGAaaagatgaaggagaagaatTAGCCTTAACCCAGTTAAAGCTTGGGCGAAAAACAAGAAATTccaagcaagaaaaaaaatctgtctaaaaaagggagaaaattgTAGTGCG is part of the Centroberyx gerrardi isolate f3 chromosome 24, fCenGer3.hap1.cur.20231027, whole genome shotgun sequence genome and harbors:
- the lrrn3b gene encoding leucine-rich repeat neuronal protein 3, which translates into the protein MKDVSFVDRLFVGLAMASFVVATEERLDCPQLCVCEIRPWFSPSSVYMEAPTVDCNDLGLFSLPGKLPADTQVLLLQTNNVAKIDKPLDYLANITEIDLSQNNLSSISDIHLGRLPQLLSLHMEENWIRELPESCLAELANLQELYMNHNLISSISPAAFQGLHNLLRLHLNSNKLKAINKEWFEAMPSLEILMIGENPVVSIEDMNFKPLSNLRSLVLTRMNLSQLPDDALAGLDNLESISFYDNIFPEVPHSALRNLKNLKFLDLNKNPIGRIQRGDFVDMLHLKELGINSMPQLVSIDSFALNNLPELTKIEATNNPKLSYIHPNAFYKLPRLETLMLNGNALSALHRITVESLPNLREVSMHSNPIRCDCVVRWMNMNKTNIRFMEPDSLYCVEPPEYEGQHVRQVHFREMMEICLPLISPESMPGHIKAQNGSSVSLHCRAFAEPEPDIYWITPSGTRVLPNTVSDKFYMHPEGTFDIYDITENEAGLYTCVAHNLVGADLKSVSVEVNGYFPQPANGSLNVKIKSVESSSILVSWKAAHSSLAPNIKWYTLTDANHPTMAFTARVPSDVKIYNLTHLNPATLYKVCVDVRSIHYKHDTKCVNVTTKGLELAVKDTEKWDAAVITVFGVLLAVISVACLLIYVSLRNHHLYGDLRKCDSKASLTPVEAPGMHSPFFTRLWVSGKGLPSGVEVKATVINVSDNAF